The following are from one region of the Chitinophagales bacterium genome:
- the gatA gene encoding glutamyl-tRNA(Gln) amidotransferase subunit A yields MDFRLSELQQKLASGDLSLISVVEQFLHKIAAHRHLNAFIEVFETEAITRAEHVQEKIRQGKAGRLYGLVAGIKDNICYKGHKATAASNMLQNFESLITATAVERMLQEDAILIGRLNCDEFGMGSTNENSVYGPVCNFLDPSRVAGGSSGGCAVAVQAGLCHVALGSDTGGSVRTPASFCGVVGFKPSYGVVSRHGLIAYASSFDQIGILASGVDAVIAVLNVIAGPDEYDSTLIPRGLSRPEPAGNPFPRIAYFRQALEHQGLDTEIKSALQHQIAQLRDCGHVVDELDFPLLDYLVPSYYILTTAEASSNLSRYDGVRYGYRSAAADQLETLFTRSRSEGFGREVKRRIMLGTFVLSAGYQDAYYARAQKVRQLIFSHTRKIFSEYDFILSPATPTIAWRLGEMVHHPVEMYLSDVYTVHANLAGLPAVSLPMGTHSTGMPFGVQLMAARYADLHLLEFARLMMQD; encoded by the coding sequence TTGGATTTCCGTCTTTCCGAATTACAACAAAAGCTTGCCTCAGGAGACCTCTCTCTAATCTCGGTAGTAGAGCAGTTCCTGCATAAAATTGCAGCCCATCGCCATCTCAATGCATTCATTGAGGTTTTTGAAACAGAGGCCATTACCCGTGCTGAGCACGTGCAAGAAAAAATCAGGCAGGGTAAAGCCGGCCGTCTCTATGGGCTTGTAGCGGGTATCAAAGACAATATTTGCTACAAAGGGCACAAGGCCACAGCCGCATCAAACATGCTGCAGAACTTTGAATCGCTGATTACAGCCACAGCCGTAGAACGGATGTTGCAGGAAGATGCCATTCTTATCGGGCGGCTTAACTGTGATGAGTTTGGCATGGGCTCTACCAATGAGAATTCAGTGTATGGGCCGGTATGTAACTTCCTGGACCCCTCAAGGGTTGCCGGTGGCTCATCGGGAGGGTGCGCAGTGGCTGTGCAGGCGGGCCTTTGCCATGTTGCGCTGGGCTCAGATACAGGAGGCTCGGTCCGTACCCCGGCATCCTTCTGTGGGGTGGTGGGCTTTAAGCCTTCCTATGGTGTGGTTTCCCGCCATGGCTTGATTGCCTATGCTTCCTCATTTGATCAAATCGGCATTCTTGCCTCCGGAGTGGATGCAGTAATTGCGGTGCTGAATGTCATAGCCGGACCGGATGAATATGATAGCACACTGATTCCCCGCGGCCTTTCCCGACCCGAACCCGCGGGAAACCCTTTTCCAAGGATAGCTTATTTCAGGCAGGCTCTGGAGCATCAAGGCCTCGATACTGAAATAAAAAGTGCACTGCAGCACCAGATAGCACAGCTGAGAGACTGCGGCCACGTAGTGGATGAACTGGATTTTCCTTTGCTTGACTACCTGGTGCCGTCATATTATATCCTCACCACGGCAGAGGCTTCCAGCAATTTATCCCGCTATGACGGGGTGCGTTATGGCTATCGCAGTGCTGCGGCTGATCAGCTGGAAACCTTGTTTACCCGCTCGCGCTCCGAAGGCTTTGGCCGGGAAGTCAAACGCAGAATTATGCTGGGGACTTTTGTGCTGAGTGCAGGTTATCAGGATGCTTACTATGCGCGCGCCCAAAAAGTGCGTCAGCTCATCTTTTCACACACACGAAAAATTTTTTCGGAGTATGATTTTATCCTATCACCGGCAACACCAACCATAGCATGGCGTTTGGGAGAAATGGTGCACCATCCGGTGGAGATGTATCTTTCGGATGTATACACGGTGCATGCTAATCTTGCGGGTCTGCCGGCTGTTTCTCTTCCTATGGGAACGCACTCCACCGGAATGCCCTTTGGTGTTCAACTCATGGCGGCCCGGTATGCAGATTTGCATCTTCTGGAGTTTGCCCGCCTGATGATGCAGGATTAA
- a CDS encoding peptidase M23: protein MNRSSFHFISVKHMKNFSEYAYVLLLVFVTLMQAVPALAQDREKLERERKKLEKEIEFTKKLLEETKENKKISYSQLEALKQQIALREKVIGNIMQEKQLLDEQLGETSAIIDALENDLEELKTEYAGMLYNIYKNRSSINQLIFIFNAESFNDAFMRIRYLQQFSRFRRRQAELIEETRQALERKKQEQENRIRDKQKLLEDEQKQREKLQEEIQEKDRLIASLQQQEASLKEEIARKQRDMENLNKKINEIIARIAEEERKKAEAARKKATAADALSLTPEAARLSADFASNQGRLPWPVEKGIISQGFGKHTHPLLKHVEIKNNGIDIRTHENAQVRSIFTGTVVTVMYNPGFQRAVMLRHGEFFTVYSNLKEVFVRSGDEVSIKQPLGLVYTDSKDGESKVHLEIWRGQQPLNPALWIYPNNQ from the coding sequence ATGAACCGCAGCAGTTTCCATTTCATATCAGTGAAGCATATGAAAAATTTTAGTGAATATGCTTATGTGCTCCTCCTTGTTTTCGTGACGCTGATGCAGGCTGTTCCGGCTCTTGCACAGGACCGCGAGAAACTGGAGCGGGAGCGTAAAAAACTGGAGAAGGAAATAGAATTTACCAAAAAACTGCTGGAAGAAACCAAGGAGAACAAAAAGATTTCCTACAGCCAGCTGGAGGCGCTTAAACAGCAAATTGCCCTGCGCGAAAAGGTTATCGGCAATATCATGCAGGAAAAACAATTGCTGGATGAACAACTGGGCGAAACCAGTGCCATCATTGATGCACTGGAAAATGACCTGGAAGAGCTGAAAACGGAATATGCCGGCATGCTGTATAACATCTATAAGAACCGCTCCTCCATCAATCAGCTTATTTTCATTTTCAATGCCGAGAGTTTTAATGATGCTTTCATGCGGATAAGATACCTGCAGCAGTTTAGCCGGTTCCGCAGGCGCCAGGCCGAACTGATTGAAGAAACCCGGCAGGCTCTGGAACGCAAAAAACAAGAGCAGGAAAACCGCATTCGGGACAAACAGAAGCTGCTTGAAGATGAACAGAAACAAAGGGAAAAGCTGCAGGAAGAAATACAGGAAAAAGATCGGCTCATTGCCAGCCTCCAGCAGCAGGAAGCCTCGCTGAAGGAGGAGATTGCACGAAAACAGCGCGACATGGAAAACCTGAATAAAAAAATTAATGAAATCATTGCGCGCATAGCCGAGGAAGAGCGCAAAAAGGCTGAGGCAGCCAGAAAAAAAGCCACTGCCGCTGATGCCCTTTCGCTTACTCCCGAGGCAGCACGGCTCTCAGCCGACTTTGCCAGCAACCAGGGGCGCCTGCCCTGGCCCGTTGAAAAGGGTATCATATCACAGGGCTTTGGCAAGCACACCCATCCGTTACTGAAGCACGTGGAAATTAAAAATAACGGCATTGACATCCGTACGCATGAAAATGCCCAGGTACGCAGCATTTTTACGGGCACCGTGGTGACGGTAATGTACAATCCGGGCTTCCAGAGAGCAGTAATGCTGCGGCATGGAGAATTCTTCACGGTATATTCTAATTTGAAAGAAGTCTTTGTCCGCTCCGGAGATGAAGTATCCATCAAGCAACCGCTGGGTTTGGTATATACAGATAGCAAGGATGGCGAATCAAAAGTGCATCTGGAAATCTGGCGTGGTCAACAGCCGCTGAATCCGGCTTTGTGGATTTATCCGAACAATCAGTAA